From Theropithecus gelada isolate Dixy chromosome 5, Tgel_1.0, whole genome shotgun sequence:
NNNNNNNNNNNNNNNNNNNNNNNNNNNNNNNNNNNNNNNNNNNNNNNNNNNNNNNNNNNNNNNNNNNNNNNNNNNNNNNNNNNNNNNNNNNNNNNNNNNNNNNNNNNNNNNNNNNNNNNNNNNNNNNNNNNNNNNNNNNNNNNNNNNNNNNNNNNNNNNNNNNNNNNNNNNNNNNNNNNNNNNNNNNNNNNNCACATGAAGCAGGAAGCTCAAATAAGATGAGGAAAGACGTTTTAAAGACGAtcagggctggggacagtggttcatacctgtaatcccaacactttaggaggctgagaggagaggatggcttgaggccaggagtttgagaccagcctaggcaacatagggagaccccatttctataaataaataaataaataccattgGTACTTGGCATTTCAGGCGGGGAACAGCAAACACACGAAAGCTCTGAGGCAGGAAAGGGAAGTGATTAGTGCTCGCTCCTGGTTCCTTTATCAGACCTTAAAGAGATGCAGAGACATTTCAGGTACTCCTTGGCCGAGCTCCTTCAGGGAAGGCCTAAGTTCGCTTCTACTTcccatctattaatttttttttggagatagagtctcactctgttgcccagcctggagtgcatgcagtggcacgatctcagctcactgcaacctccacctcccgggttcaaacgattctcctgcctcagcctccccagtagctgggaccacaggtacgcaTCACCACGATCGGCtaagcttttgtatttttggtagagacggggtttcatcttgttggccaggctgatttccaattcctggcctcaagtgatccgcctgcctcggccccacaaagtgctgggattacaggcacgagccaccgcgcccggccctatttcaCTCCTAATGCCCACCATACGTACttccaaatgtttgctgaatgacaaAGTGAACGAGTGAATGCGACTACGTGACTTCGGGCAGCAGGCAATCCTATtccttggacctcagtttccctttctgtaAAGCAAGCCTGTCTCTCGCTCTCTGCCCTAAAAGCCTGAGTTCTGGGCTTGAGATGAGAGCGTCCTGTAGAGCAGACTCCAAGTGGACATTGAGCTGGGTCTTCTAGGAGGCCAGGATCCGGCCAGCTCATGGCTATGGTCCTCCCGCGGGACCCCGCACGCCCAGTTCCAGCGCCGCCCCGCCCAACCTCCCTTTGTTCCCCCAGGCCCCGCCCACTCCGCGCAGCTCGCTCCCCATTGGCCGGGGGGCGGGCCCTGGGCGCCCGGCTCAGCTGGGGGCGGGGCGGCAGGCGGCGGGCGGGGCCGTGTGCGCCTGCGCTGTGTGTGTACCGGCCGCAGCCCCGCGCCGGCTGCAGCTCAGTGATCCGAGCCGGATCCCGAGCGGGGAACACGGGCtgaagcggcggcggcggccccgCCCCGGCGCTCCATTGTTGAGGCTGTCGCGGCTCTGTCGGCTGCTCAGCTGCGCTCCAGTCGGCCCAGGCGCAGCGGCGAGGAGCGAGCACTGCGAGGCAGCGGCCTGAGGTGAGACGGCGCGACGGGCGACGGGGTCTCCGGACCGGGCGGGGGTCTCTGCCCCGGGCGTGGCGGCTCCGAGCTGGGTTCCGCAGGGTCCGGGGTCGGGATCCGGGGTCCGTGCGCCTGGGCTTTGTCTTGGCCTCGGGTGGCACCTGGGGCTTCGCGCCTGCTGCGACGCCGCGTGGGCCCGCGCGGGGGTACCGGTCGCCTTGCGGGTGGGGGCCGGTCCCTACTGCTCCCAGTCTCCCCGCGTCTGCCGCGGAGGGCATTGCACGGACCCGGGCGCTGGATTCTGCCCGGTCCCCCGCGGCGTGGCTGGTCCCCGTGTGCAGCAGAGGGGCCCTGCGAGGACCCACTAGTGGGGCGGGGTCCGGATCACCGCGAGTGGGAGACTCCGCCGCCCTCCCCGCCCTCCCTCGCAGCGAGACTGCTTCGCCAGACTCACCGAGGGGACTGCGCGGACCCTCGGACGAGGGGGTCCGTGACTCTGGGTGGGGGCTCTTTCCCGTCCCCGCATGACGGCTTCCTGAGTGTTTTGTCACCTATAGGTCCCTGCGTGGACCCATGCGCGTGGGTCCTGGCCGCCCTGCTAGTGGGGCTGTGCGCCGCCCCGTGGCTCGTCTGGGTCGACCCCGCCTGGGACGCGCGTGTAGTGGGGGTCCGTGCGCTGCGGGCGCCGTTGGTGGGGGCGCACTGCCCCCGCCCCGTGATTTATCCTCTCACTTGCCCGGCGGGAGGAAGTGAGAGGCGCGGGCCCGGAGCTGTCGCGCAGCGGCCGCACCGACCTCTGCCCTGGCCGGCGGGTCCCGGGGGGCGAGGGGCTGTCACCGCGCGTCCCACCGCCGCGCTTCCTGCTCTGGCCCCGGGCTGGGCTCTGATTGGAGGGAGCAGGGCCCTTCTGCCCGGCGCCTCTTGATTTCTTCCGTTagtaatgggaagaaaaaaaaaatctggaaagccAGATTGAACTTTGTAGCTCTCAGCGCCTGGAGAGTGGAAGAAACTCTCCCAAGAATTTGGCGGGCTGGAAAATGCGTTTCAAGCAGGAGTATCCACACCCACGGAATGAGGCCAAGGCAGTTACAGTTAGAGGTCAGATTTATGAGGGGAGAGCGAGGGTGAGGTCCGTGGGTGGGGAGACTCCGACCTCAGCTTGATGGGAAGACCTGATGCTGCCCCTCAGACGCTGTATTTCTCAGCCACCAAAGAAAGTGGAATCACTCCTTAGTGAATGCTTTCATCAAACTTTTGAAAAACCTGTAATGTCCCAGGAAGCAAAATCGAACTGGACAGTTTTCCCCCTTTTAAGAGTGTTAAACGTCCCGGAGACAAACAGCAGAAGGCTCAAGGAGTCCAAATACTCAACCTGAAGTTCTTTCTGAACAAGAGATGGTGTATAAGTAACAGGCATACAAGACAAAACTGAACTAATCACCGCAGCTGTGGCTCCTAGCCCTGTAGCGTGTCATGCAGGCCCTTTTGCCTTCTCAGCCCTCCGCTGTCCCAGACCCCAACGCTACCGCCCACCTCCAGTCATCAGCTCCTGCGGACGCATTGCTATGAACTCTGTTTAGGTGGCTCCCTTCTCTCTGAAATTTTGCTTGTTCTCCTGAAGTTCTGGTCTTTAAGAGCTTATGATCTGCAGGGACAGATTGACTTTGGGCAATACATAGTTAACTGTAGCACAGCTTGAAAAATGCTCTGATAGAGGTGGGCAGGCAATTTGTACATGCGGGTAAATGCGAGGTCCTTTTTCAATACCATGAATCCAAGTATTCATGCTATTTTAAATCTGCAATTCTTTGACTCTCCAGAgggtttttagattttttttttttctattacttcctAGTGTTTGTTGCATAGTTCAGAGTACTTGATTAAAACTTACcaggtcggccgggcgcggtggctcacgcctgtaatcccaggactttgggaggtctaggcaggcggatcacttgaggtcaggagttcgagaccatcctggccaacatggtgaaacccggtctctactaaaaatacaaaaattagtcgggcgtggtggtgggcgcctgtaatcgcagctactcaggaggctgaggcaggagaatagcttgaacccaggaggcagaggttgcagtgagtgaaatggctccactgcactccagcctgggccatagagtgagacttcctctcagAACAAAAACAATGTACTGGGTCTACCTCCCGCTCTGGAATTTTCCTGGAAGGCCTTCTCTTCTgggcttcatttttctctcttttgaggATCGTAAACTACGTAATTTCCAAGAATCTTTGCCCTATACCTTTAATTCTTTCAAGCAAATATAGCAGAGAAGAATTCTCTTCCTGGCAATGGTGTAAATAATGGAGGCCTTTGAAAATGTGGATTCTAAAGTggaagttctttttcttcttcccctattttttccttttaaacaagtTTAGTTACATGAGTATATATACTTTATCTCAGAGTTAAGGACAAGTATCTATGATGAAACCTTAAGCAGCTTTTTGGCAATATCTTGCATACTCTTCACAATTGTGTTTTATGTGCAGCATCTTCACTATATccagttggtttgtttttttctcattgatgGAGTTGTTGAGCTCAGAACTTTTCAGGAgcattttgttgatctttgaaGTGTCATGTGAAATATGTtgcaatttaacattttatttggttGAGTAAAATGGGAGTAAATGGAAATTTGAGAGTGCCTTGAGTAGATGTACTTGGCTTTGTGTAATGGTTTGAAGCATAGTTGAAAATTACCacttgtggctgggtgtggtggctcacacctgtaatcccaacactttgggagggcaagacaggcagatcacgaggttagaagatggagaccatcctggctaacatggtgaaaccccgtctccactaaaaatacaaaaaattagccgggtgtggtggcacatgcctgtagtcccagctactcaggaggctgaggtaagagaatcacctgaacccgggaggtggaggttgctgtgagccgagattgcaccactgcatgccagcctgggcgacagtgagactccatctaaaaaaaaaaaaaaaaaaaaaaaataccgctTGTAAAAAATTGCATCACATGTTGAATGACCTATAAAGGAGCTACAATTCTAAGGAATATGgtaattaattctttaaaatagtaaggccaggtgctgtggtttacacctgtaatgccagcactttgggaggctgaggtgcgaggatcacttgagcccaagattagaggctgcagtgagctataatcatgccactgcacgccagtctgTGTGATggagtgaaaccctttctctaaaaaacaaaaaggtaaataaataatttaaaaataaaatactaagctCCTTTCCAATTTATCTGTTTGGTAAGGTGGGAATTTGATGTGTTTGAGTTTCTTAAAGCCACGTGTCTCTGTAGAAAGGAGACACAATTTTCTCTGCTATTCCTAGTTATTTGGATGATTATAGGGATTAAAAATAGCCATTTGGTCAAGTTGTGAGCTACTGAATTACAATTTTTGCTTCACTCAGTAggattttgcctttattttgatttgcattcttaTCTTAATTTAGGAAAAGATCTTTGTTATATGCTCCATGCACTTTGttcttttggggaatctgatCTTAGGAGAGGGCTTCAAAACGcaaccagattttctttatggttttctagattttattaatgttttaataaaacaacTAGTTAGTGCTGCTTCTGTGTCGAGGTATTTTTCATTTAGAGTAGGCTTGATATTTATGTGGATTAAATGAAAGGATGTCTCTCACGGAAGGGGACACATGGGTATGGAGAAGACAgagggcatatatatatatatatatatattttttttttttttttttttttttttttttgagatggagtctcgctctgtcacctaggctggagtgcagtggcaggatctcggctcactgcaagctctgcctcctgggttcacaccagtctcctgcctcagcctcccaagcagctgggactacaggcgcctgccaccacgcccgcctgcttttttgtatttttggtagaaacagggtttcactgtgctagccaggatggtctccatctcctgacttcgtgatccacccgcctcggccttccagagtgctgggattacaggcgtgagccactgcctgtgGCCGACAGAGGATGTATTTTTGAACTCTACATTTCAGAGTTCTTTTCTCTAGCCCTGGCCTGGGTCCCAAacagggaacttttttttttttttttttttttgagacggagtcttgctctgtcccccaggctggagtgcaatggcgcgatctcggctcactgcaagctccgcctcctgggtttacgccattctcctgcctcagcctcccgagtagctgggactacaggcgcccgccacctcgcccggctagttttttgtgtttttagtagagacggggtttcaccgtgttagccaggatggtctcaatctcctgaccttgtgatccgcccgcctcggcctcccaaagtgctgggattacaggcttgagccaccgcgcccggccccaaacaGGGAACTTAATTCACTCTGTCACTGAAGTATACTCTTGCTTTGATGCCATTGGTGTGGTGTCCTAGAGATTTGCTGTGGCTGCTAGGAGTGTTTCAGAGTTAAGAACTGATGCGACTTCTCTTTTGTCAGCTTATGAGTCTATAAACCATCTTGTTTCCTTTAGTATTGTCTCCCTGGAACTGGAAGGTCAGAGATGAAGTTTTCTTAGATTGTGAGTCTCAGTCTTTGCTATCtaccttcctctgtctcccatgtcacctgctttttttttttttcccctatttttc
This genomic window contains:
- the LOC112625214 gene encoding LOW QUALITY PROTEIN: uncharacterized protein LOC112625214 (The sequence of the model RefSeq protein was modified relative to this genomic sequence to represent the inferred CDS: inserted 1 base in 1 codon; deleted 1 base in 1 codon; substituted 2 bases at 2 genomic stop codons), encoding MRGRERAPTQSHGPPRPRVRAVPSVSLAKQSRCEGGRGGRRSLPLAVIRTPPHXWVLAGXPLLHTGTSHAAGDRAESSARVRAMPSAADAGRLGAVGTGPHPQGDRYPRAGPRGVAAGAKPQVPPEAKTKPRRTDPGSDPGPCGTQLGAATPGAETPARSGDPVARRAVSPQAAASQCSLLAAAPGPTGAQLSSRQSRDSLNNGAPGRGRRRRFSPCSPLGIRLGSLSCSRRGAAAGTHTAQAHTAPPAACRPAPSXAGRPGPAPRPMGSELRGVGGAWGNKGRLGGAALELGVRGPAGGP